The genomic interval GTGCCGCCTTTAATTGTGGTGTCTAAAATCAGATGTAGAGCGAAGGAATAAGTGTCCGTAGCGAAGGATTGCATGTCACAGCGAAGGATTCTATGTCCAAACCGAAGGATTTCATGTCACGATAGCGAAGAATTGCGTGTCAATTCGTAGGGTATACGAAGAAATACATGTCAATTCGTGAAAGGCGGCGAAGAATTGTATGTCAATTCGTGAGATACAGCGAAGGAATACGTGTCAATTCTGAAAAACTATTTCTTCCCACTTTTCCAAAATTTTAGCTTACCCCTGAAATAGGTCTTGCCTTATGGCAAGCAAAAAGGTTTGCCTATCTTTCACAATACTTGTAGGGGAAGGGAAAGAGGCAGGGGTCTGCAAATATTTGAGCGATATGAAGCGATCGCTACAAGGAGCAGAGTCTTACTACTACAGAAAAGTTAGAATGACTGAGGAACACGAAGCGATCGCAACTAGGTCTCAGGAGACAGGTGCGATCGGGACGTCGTACTGAAAACTAAAGTAATTTGTTTCTTAGCTAACCCAAGCTTGGCGAAATAGTTCGACTCTAACTTAAGCATTGGGATCGTCACGCTTAGTCTTTCAACTTCCCGTAGGCACTTATGAGATAGCCAAATGTGATCTCAAGTACCCGTACACATAAAGGCGATCGCACCCTTCAAACTCGACGATTGGTTGGGTTGTTTGATAACTTTCAACTTGCCCGTACACATAAAGGCGATCGCGCCTTCCGTGATTTCTGCTCGGTAAACTGCTAGGTTGAGACTTTCAACTTGCCCGTACCCATAAAGGCGATCGCGCCCACAACTCGTCCGAAGGCTTGGTACATGGAATTCACGTCACTTTCAACTTGCCCGTACCCATAAAGGCGATCGCGCCTCTATGGTCTAAAACCTCTCATCAGCTTGAGTTTCATCAGCAGTTTTGCCAAAGGTGTTATGCAGCGTTTTAGAGAAATTAGAGTAGTCTGAATTGAAGACTTACTTATGCTACTCAACCTTTGAACTGATAAGGGTTTTAGCCTTTTGGCAAAGGTACCGGAATTTTGAACCCCGCTTCGGTTTGCCAAAAATTAGGGGAAGTCCGCTGGTTTCATTGGCGATTCAGCCTGCCACGTATCTTCGCCAAACCTGGTCTGATACACAATCTTGCTGTACTGCCAGACAAACGTTAGTTTGTCATAAACAGTAGAGAATCGCGAACTCACAGCGCTGAATTGTCTCCTTGTGGTCGTGAGTAAGCGGGCAGTGCCAGGGACGGAAAGCAATGAAACTGTCCCATTTCCAGAACTCGCATCGTAATGACGCTAGTCAGGTTCATGCGCTGATACTAATGTACCAGAAAACACAAAAATTTCAATGCTAAGCAGATTTTTTAGAACGAAATTTTTTTGGTTTAGCTTTATCCGTGTATGCCGCGATCGCCATCAGTTTGCCCTGTTCCTGAGAACTGCCCTGAATCGGTTGCCGCCCAGTCTTTACTAAAATTCCTTCCTTCTCGGCCTGATTGGTGATGTATGTAATCAGGCGTCCATAACTCCACGAGTGGTTCTTCTCATTCTGAGCTTTTGCAAACTTCTTCTCAATACCTTTCCATCCGCCACACTCACGTTCTGCAAATGCGGCAATTTCAGCCTGCTTTCGTCGTCTGTAATCATTCATGTCAGGTAAAACAATAAAACCTGATTGATGTTTCTTGGCAAAATCAATTACAGCGTTTGCAATGCGTTTATCGATCGTGTCACCCACATTGGATTCCCCAAACTGGTCATTGGCACCTCGTTTCTGGTTCTGAGTACGGCGGCGTGAGTTGAGTTGCCGTTCAAACTGTCTCCGTTTGACTAGTTCATAGTCCTTACCAAGTAATGTCTCGATACCCCGACATTCCAGAATCTTGCTTGAAATCGCATCTGCGATCGTTGTGGTCACCAAGCCACTTGAACCAAGCGCAACACCAGTAACAATATGAGGTTGTCCAGCATAGAGGGGTTTACTGGTCCGCTCATAGTTATTGTCATAACTCTCCAGTCGTCTCAGAGTTCCAGATTGACGTCTGTGACGGTCCTTACGGGTTTTCGTTGATTCACCCTTCCCTTCTAATTCGGCAATATTCTTTTCTAAGGTTTGGATTGATTTAGCAGTGGATTTCTTTTGCTTCTCAATGTCAATCTCGGTTCCCTCTTTACTTAAATACCGGGTTTCTATGGTGCAATGTAAGAATAGCTGATACCGATTCCAGGGAAATTCCGGGTCATAGAACTCCGGAGCGAGTGTACTATCAGACTCAGTGCTAGCGACCAATCCTTCGCGCTTTGCTCGCTTCTTTGCAGCTTTTCGGCGACGTACAATTCTGTTTTCGTTTTTCTTGTACTCCCTCCAAATCAACGTTGCCGATCGCACCAAAAATAGAGCGGACGTATTTCCGTCTGTATTGTCGTCATATTTTTTGCGCTCTTTTAGAGCCTGCCAAACAGCATGAATATGACGGTAATCACCAGCGACTTCAAAAGCATATTTCTCGTCAAAGCTTTTGAAACAGACGCAAACTTGCTTTCGAGGTTCGGTGTTGGAACTCTCTTTCTCAGCTTGCAAGTTCTTGGCTCTTAACTCCTCAGCTTCAGTACCCCTAGAGTTCTCTTCTTCTGCCTGTAAATCTTCTATCTGAAATCTTGCAGGCTCAGCCCAGATGAAGTCATCACTACTTTCAAACAGAATTGGATGGGGCATGAGAGTTTGTTTCTTGAGTAATGCTGATTCTATTGAATTCCACTCAGTCTCATCTTCTATAACGCCAATTGATGCAATTTCATCCAGAATGTCCTTCCCCACCCACGGGCGTCCCTTCGGTAAACGGCTTTGCAACTGTTTTTGGAGGGCCTCAATTTCTTTTTTCTTGCTATGAATGCGATCGCTCAGTTTTTTGATATCCTTTTCGGTTTCATCACTTTTGATTTCAAATCTGTTTTTGATCAGGTATGCAACCGCACACTTCTCAAGTAAATCTTCTGTTGCACGGTGTTTGTCATACAGGATTTTATAGATTCCCCTAGGGAAATTTCCTACTTTGCCTTTAAAGGACAGGGTGTGATAAAGAGAGGAATTAAACTTCGATCTTTGTTATCAATAAAATTAAGGTATTTGTAGAAAACTTTCAAAAACTTTAAATATCTTAAGTTTATGATGCTAAGGACTCTAAAAAGTTAAATAAACACGGAGGAGTATCTGCATATTGAGATAAGTCGGAAATTATACTAGCCCTTGAAGTCTGCAATTTTACTTTTAACTTCTTAGTAAAATAAGGAGAAGATCTCTTCCTGGCTTCGTCTATCAATTTTCTGAGGAAAATAAAAAGAAAGTCAATTTCAAACTTTCCCCTAAAAGCTGTTTGACATCCTGCTAACTGAAACTCTTCTATTTTTGCATCTAAATCTGCTTGTGCAATACTTGGCAAGCTGGGAAACTTTGTTTCCAACTTAGATAAATCATAGTTGACTGTTATTTTAGTTAGCTCAATCTCAATAAAGTCATCAACGCTATAATTCGATAAATAAAGTTTAGCTCCTAGTCTTTTTTGACATGCTATCCAAGCATTCAAAAGTTCCACTGATTTATGAAACTCTTGCTGTCGCTGGAAAAACAAATTTTCCAAGTTCTGAGAATCTTTCTCTAATTCTTCCATCTTAAATTCATTCCTTAAAACTTCCCGGAAAGCGGATAGTGATGTATAGAAATTCTCAACGGAGTAACAAGGTGTTTCATAGATATTAGTGATACCTTGTAACGTTGTATATATAGACTCGTCAAAATCCTTGTCAACAAAGAAAGCAGTCTTTGCAGCTTTATACTCTTCATGGTAGGAAATAATTTTATGTGTCTCTAATACACCCTTCTTACCGTTACAATTAAAATACTTATCCTTTTCAGGCTTAGCAATAGTCTTAATTCTTACACCGTAGTATTGGCTATCTTCACCTTCAAAGAAACAAAACAGGGTAGATGGAGAGTGTTTATATAATCTGGTAAATTCCAAAAAAATTGTAGCAGGACTTCGACGAGCTTGCCTCATATCTGAAACTGTCATCTTACTTCTCCACAACAAATCTATCTAAATCAACAGCATTTAGATCTAACTCGTTATCAAAGATGAATGGAGAGTGAGTTACAGCAATTAAGAATTTGCATTTTCCCGCCTTTAAAATATCGGGTAATAACATCCTTTGCCATTCAAGAGACAATGATAGCTCTGGCTCGTCAAATAAAAGTACAAAGTCATTTGAATAATCAAGATACATTTTTGAGAAAATAGAAATAATTTGCTTCTCGCCCGAAGATAAATTCCTAATCTCAATTGGCTTTCCAGTTTTAGTTTCTACTATTGATATATCTACAGTAGTTTCATCATAAACAACCTTTTTATTATTTAAGTATTGGTTGCAAATCTCAGTGAAATTTTTAATAGCCTCATCTTTATCTCTCTGTTGTTCGTAAACATCTATTAGCTTTGAAAGCAAATAAATTAGTTGGTCATATTTTCCCGAAAATATCTCTGCTGTTTCAACTAAAGACTCAATCTTTTGCCTGTCACGATATGATATATTTTTGTCGCCAACTCTACTTAAAACTATCTTTAAAACTTCAGATCTAATCTGATTTTTCATTTCTGGAGTTATGGAAATCCCTTCTACTAGTTGTGTAAGCATGTCGCCTGACAATTTTGAGAAAGAATCTACAATAGAATTTTTAATGTCCGATTTGATTTTGTTAAATCTAGCTACAACATCATCCATGCCAAATTGAATTAGCTTTTCATTACTTTTCTCAATTTCTTCAAAACTAATTCCTTCATATCCCAGATTTTTTAATTCTTCCTCAATCCTTCTATAAGTTGGAAAATATAATACTTGCTCCTTAAGATTTTTCTTAAGAACTTCTCGTTTGGGATCGATGTTTCTCTTTTTAGTTTTTTTGGGTGCTTCAGAAATATGGGAAATTTCATCAAGTAAATGTTCTATATAAGACATAGAAGCAGTTCCATACCTTCTAGTCATATCGGTAATTCGTTTACGTAGAACCGATCTAGGAACATCTAACTCTATAAGTTCCAGGACCTTTTCCACTTGAGATGGGGGGAAAGATCTTGTTAATATCGAAATCAGTTCAGTTTCAGCCTCAGATGATAAATTTACTAAATCATCTTTACTGAACTCGATGCACTCACCAGACTTAAATTCTAATTTTACAGAATCGAATTCTACAGAACTCAATTTTCTAAATTTAGAAGATAAAATATAGTAAAGGATATTTAGAATAGTTGTCTTACCTGCTCCATTTTCCGCAATGAGAATTAAGCTTTCTTTCTCAAATGGGATGTTTATATCCTTCGTTCCAAACAGATTTTTAATTGAGAAGAATTTTAATTGAGTTGTATTTAACCTACTGCTCAACATGCTTTTTACCACTCAGATTTGGAGGATGAGAATAGTCTATATTCTACCCTTAGTCAAAATTAGGGTTCCCTAAGAGACTGTTTGTAAATAGATGTAAAGAGATGATGCACTAGGAAATGAAATGAGCCATACCTAAGAAATTCATCTCAACTAATCGAAGTCAATGATCGAACGCTTCTACGATAGCGACCTGACGGATGAGGAATGGCAACGGATTGAACCGTTGTTGCCGCTTGCCAAGTCGCTGGGTAAACACCGAGAAGTCAGCTTACGGGACATCTTAAATGCAATTTTCTACCGTGCTGACAATGGGATTAAATGGCGCAATCTACCTTGCGACTTTCCAGTCTGGCAAACGGTCTACGGCTATTACCGCTTATGGGTCAGATTGGGCATTTGGGAACAGATTAATATTGCCCTGGTACAGCAAGTGCGAATCAGTGAAGGACGAGCGGCTCAACCCAGTTTAGCCATCATTGACAGCCAGTCCGTCAAACTGGGGCAAAAAGGGGGGAGGAACACGGAGTTGATGGCAACAAGCAGATAAAAGGACGGAAGCGTCATATTGTAGTCGATGTGCTGGGATTAGTTTTAGGGTGTTATGTCACAGCTGCCAATACGGCTGATGTAAAAGCCGCTCCAGCGGTTCTGGTCTGGGTCTTAGAAATGTATGAACGGATTGCTAAAGTCTTGGCAGACAAAGGCTATCGAGGCGCATTGGCAACCTTGATTGAGCAAGCGTTTGAAAATCGTCAAGTGAAGCTAGAAATTAGTCAACGTCCAGACGAGACAAAAGGATTTCAGCTTGAACCGAAACGATGGATTGTTGAGCGGACTTGGACTTGGCTTGAGAATGCTCGCAGTTTGACTCGTGACTATGAACGCTTGCCTGAAAATCATGAAGGGATGATCTATGTCGTCATGATTCGGTTAATGCTCCGACGATTAACCAAGAATCGTCGAACGTGGCAATCAAAAGCTGTTTAACGATCATTTACAAACACTTTCTAAACTGTAGAAATTTAGTCAGGTCAAAGATTATCTTACAGCTTCTTAACATTTGTAAGGACGGGTATGGCAGCCACAGTGGCCGATCGGTGGCATCTTGTTGCAAGAAGTGTGCAATGGTTCCTGGAAGGTTTGTTCTCGGTTGGTTGAAGGAGTGCAATTGGAACAAGTTCCAATTCCTACCGAACTAATTCTGGATGGGCAGCAGCGGTGTACCACGCTCTTTATGTGTTTGTTCTCTAATCGCCCTGTACGAGTGCAGAGCCGACGGAACGGCAAAATGAGCGATCGCTGGTACTACATTGACATCCAGAAAGCCCTCGATCCTGATGTTGAGCGAGAACAGTCGATTCTGGGTTTCAATAACCGTCGGATTCGTCCTGGCTTTGCAGGGCATCCTGCCATCAATTGTTCCTCTCCAGAGCAAGAATACGAACTGGGATTATTTCCCCTGGCTCAAGTGTTTAGCTATGCCGCCTGGCGGCAGGGATATTCCAAATACTGGCAATATGATCCCGTCAAGCTGGAACTTCTGGATCGTTTTGAGCGGGAGGTGATCAAGCGATTTGAGCATTTTCAGGTGCCTGTCATTCGCCTCAAGCCAGGACTGCCAAAAACCGCAATCTGCCGTGTGTTTGAGAAGGTCAACACTCAATCAGAGCAGCTCAACTTCTTTGATTTGGCAACCGCCTGTTTTGCCAGTCAGGACTTTTCGCTCCGAGATGACTGGGCAAAGCGGGAGGAACGTCTCAAGCAGCATCGAGTCCTACAGACCGTAAAAGAGACTGATTACATTGCCTGTGTGGCGCTGGTCGCTACTTATCATCAACGTCAACAGGCGATCGCAGCAGGCACCCCTACCCAACAACTACCCGCAGTCGCTTGTAGCCGGGAGGAAGTGTTAGATCTGTCGCTGGCGGACTACCAGAAGTACGCTGATCAAGTCGTTGTAGGTTACGAGGAAGCAGCACGGTTTTTGTATGGACAAAAAATCCAAACGGCTGAGAATTTGCCATACCAGATTCAATTGGTCGCTCTTGCGGCTATTCTGGCGGTCGTAGGTTACCCGCAGGATCGGGTGCGGGCAAAGCTGGAGCAGTGGTTCTGGTGCGGGAGTTGCGCGGCTCTATATACTTCCTGGCACGAACGTCGTGCCTCACGGGATATGGTGGAAGTCCCTATCTGGTTAAACGGGGATGGAGAACTACCAAACACCGTTCAAATGGCACATTTGCAGGCTGAACGACTCCTGCTTGTGCGGCGGCGGCATGGAGCAGTTTATAAAGCTATCAATGCTTTGCTACGGAAAAATGGGGCGATCGACTTTGCGGCTGGTGAGGCATTGGCAGAGATTAATCTATTCAATGACCCGATTGACAGTCACCACATTTTTCCTGTGGCGTATTGCAAGAAGCAGGGAATTGATAAAGACCGGTACAACAGCCTGGTGAACCTGACACCCCTATCCCGATTATCAAACCAGAAAATTGGTGGAAAGGCTCCAAGCCAGTACTTGCGGGTATTAGAAGCAGAAGGGATCAGTCGGCGACGGATGGACGAAATCCTCAGATCTCACTTAATTGAACCAGAAACTCTGAGAGCAGACGACTTTGAATCCTTCTTGAGCAAACGTGCCTACGCTTTGATGGATTTGGTGAATCGTGCAATGGGCAAGACCTCAACAGGTGGGCTGATGGAAATTGCTTCCAGCCCAACTTCCAAACGGGCAAGTGCTTGATTTGTCCTATGGCTCATCAGTGGGATAACTCTTATGTCTCAATCTCTGGAAGATTACCGACTTGCATTAGTGGAACGGGCATTACGGCTCAGGGACAGCGACAAACCGCCAAACTGGTATTTGCCTGAAACAGTGCGATTCGCAAAGGATGCAACAAACTTCCTGTACTTATTGCTGAAAAGCGCGATCGCGGCAGATGTACCATTGATGCCACATTAATCACTCTTCATTTTTCCGTTGTGCATCAAACATAATTTGATAGCTTGCTTCAGGTTCCATGCGACGAAGCACTTTCATGTGAGCCTCCGCATCATTGCGACGACGGAATCGTTTAACAATGATGGTACGGGCGTTTGGTAAGAGCCAAATAATACACCAGGGATGAAGTTGATCACGGTAAGGCATTGGATAAAAAAGCATAGGAAAGTTGAGCGATTGCCACCTGTGCATCGCATGAACAGGTTTCGAGCAAATTTTTCAGCAGCAAAAACCGCTACTCATGCCTGAGCAGGTAAATCTTTGCTCTGTTACTGAGATGTCTGTGTAGAAGATTTCGTAAAATGGCAAACTGATAAGCTGTTAAGCATCTAAATTACATATAATTGATGATAGATTTTTGAAGTTAACATGACAACCAAGAATTATTTAACTCCCGAAGAGAAACTTAAATTGCAAGGACAATTAAAGTTTCATGAGCATCCTGAAATCCGAGAAAGAATTCTAATTCTCCTATTAAGGAATGCCGGAAGAACACAACAGGAAATAGCAGATTTTTTAGGTTGTTCCTTACGAAAAGTTGCTTATTGGTGTACTCATGGAGACCCTAGCAACTTAGACAGCCTAACGGATGCGAGAATGGCAGGCAACTACCACAAAGCGACAGAAGAGTATATCCATTTGCTGCTAGAAGTAATCGATAAAGAACCCCAAGAATACGGTTATGAGTTTGGCAATTGGACTGCTCAGAGACTTGCAACTTACTTAGAGGAGGAGACAGGGATAAAATTAAGTGGGAGTCAGGTTAGGAGAATTCTCAGTAAAAAAAATATGTTTATATCTGGTCAAAATACAGCCTTGAAGACAAGCAGGATCCAGAGAAAAGAAAGCTATTCAAAGCCAAGCTAGAGGAGTATTTACGGATTACGAAAGAATCTCCAGAGCGCCTTCAGGTGTGGTTTTGGGATGAGACTGGATTTAGTTTAAGAGTGATTAGAAGACGGAGGTGGACTAAGAAAGGTAGCCGAAATAAGGTTTCGGGACGACGGAGAAAAGGGCGATTTAGTGTTATGGGAGGAGTACGATTTTCTGACAAGAAAAGAATTGTTGATTTCATTTCAAAAGGTACTGGAGAGAGTTTCATGAGTGTTCTTGAAGGATTTTATCAGGAACTCAAAAATGAGTGGGCAGAAACAGGGAATGATATAGATAACTTTGAACAAAATGGACCGAAAATCATCATTATTCTGGACAATGCCAGTATTCACAAGCGTCAAGATATTCTAGAAATAATTAAGAAGAAGATGCCTAATCTGATTTTAGAATTCCTACCTGAATACAGCCCTGACTACAATCTGGCAGAATTGGTTTGGCACTCAGCAAAAGAGTTTATCTCTAATCGCCTATTTAAATCAATTGAAGAGCTGGAAGCTCTTGTCAATAAATTACTGAATGAGGGTGATTTGATTGTAAATTGGGGGAGAAGTATCAAAAATAAAGGAAATGCTATTAATGCAATTTAGATGCACACTAGCTTAGGGCGCAGCTAACTCTCAAGGTCTTTCACCTGTTGAGTTGCTACCGATTCCCTATTTATGCCACTAAAAGCGTAAATCAATTTACGAAAACCGTCAACTATTTTACTCCTAATGACAAGCAAGCCCGAACGATCGCCATTAATGAGACTCAGAGTGCAACGCTTTCTGACTCAACAGCAGTTGGCGGATGCGTTAGGGGTGACTGAGACAACAGTAAGGAACTGGGAGGCAGGGCGATCTCAACCCAAGTTAACTCCCGCCCAGTATAAAAAGTTACTTGAGATTTTACAGATCACACCAGATGAGTTACCCGACGAATTTGGAACACCAGACGGGCAGAAGGAGCCGTAGCTAAGGGTTTAATTGTGGGAACTCTAAAGAAAACTACTCTTTAGGGAGCAATCTACTATGCCAATTACTCCGATTAGTGCAGCATTAACTCAAAGCGATCGAGATGCTGTGATGGCTGCTGTAGCCACAATCAAGGCAAAGTTATCATTTCTGATTGATTTGACAGCCGACGAGCGTAAAGCTCTGCCAAAGATGGGAGATAAGAGCCGAGCGTTTGTCAGTAAAGCATTGGAGGTAGCAACACAGAACCCGGACTTCTTGCCAAGATCCTTTGACCTAGATGAGATGCGGAAGGATGTGCAACTGTTTGAAGCCTTGTTTCCTTTGCTGATGTCACTAACGCAATTACAGGAATTGGTAGACGATACCTGTTTAGCAGTTGGTAGTGAAGCCTATGCCTCAGCCTTGCAGGTTTACAATTATGCAAAGGCAAGCGGTCAGGGTTCTGGATTAGATTCTGTCATTGGCGAAATGGGGCAACGATTTGTCAAGAAACCCCGAAAGCCCAAAGCTCAAAGTGCATCAGCCGGAGCTTGAGATCTACGCCTCACGTAAAAAGGCTGACTATTTGGCTAAGGAGATGCATGATTCAAGCTCGGAACTCGATCGTTCTACTGTTGAGGTCAACTATTTGAGTTCTGAGCTTCGCAATTTGAGGTCAAAGGTCAAATTTTCAAGCTTGGAAGTCAAACTTTTGAGTTCAGAAGTCAAATTTTTCAGCTTGGAGGTCGAACTTTTGAGTTCAGAGGTGGAAATTTGAAGTTCAGAACTCCAATCTTGAGGTTCAAAGGTCAAAAGCTCCCATTTTGGACTTGCAAACTGAATCGTCATAATCAACCCTTATCCCAATGATGGCGACTACATCTCAAACCCAGATCATCTTTCCTCAATCCTCCAGCGAACAAGGGTATGCTTTTGAGTACCTCCTACTCCGCTACTTCCAACAAGTTCGGGGAAGTACCATAGAACATTTCTCAACGTATAAACATGGTAAGGATAAGAAGTGGTATCAGATTGATGGTTTATTAGTGAATGATAAACGCCAACTTCTAGAAGCAAAGTTTTATCAGAAGCCCGTTGGATGTAGAGAAATCGATCCAGATGAACGATTACAAGCGGCTATAGCCTTTGATTGTGATGAATTACTTCTAGTCTCTCTTAATGGTTTCAAAGATGATGTGCGATCGTGGGCAAGTTCTGTATCTCTTCCTGTACGTTTTGTCGAATGGAATGAGATTAGAGAAGATGTCTTGGAAAGCTTTGAGGGAACATTCACCGTATTACTAGATCAAGTTCTGTTAGAAGAAACGATAGCAACTAGCTTCTCTCATTCAAAAAGTAAACTGTCGTTTAGTAATCAACTCGTTGCAAGCTCCATTGCAGGATTTCCAGAATTCTCTGTTTACTCTGATTCTATTGAACTCTGGTTGCGTCGT from Kovacikia minuta CCNUW1 carries:
- a CDS encoding DUF4435 domain-containing protein, which translates into the protein MTVSDMRQARRSPATIFLEFTRLYKHSPSTLFCFFEGEDSQYYGVRIKTIAKPEKDKYFNCNGKKGVLETHKIISYHEEYKAAKTAFFVDKDFDESIYTTLQGITNIYETPCYSVENFYTSLSAFREVLRNEFKMEELEKDSQNLENLFFQRQQEFHKSVELLNAWIACQKRLGAKLYLSNYSVDDFIEIELTKITVNYDLSKLETKFPSLPSIAQADLDAKIEEFQLAGCQTAFRGKFEIDFLFIFLRKLIDEARKRSSPYFTKKLKVKLQTSRASIISDLSQYADTPPCLFNFLESLAS
- the cas12k gene encoding type V CRISPR-associated protein Cas12k (Type V-K CRISPR systems have also been known as with the large Cas12k protein, has also been known as type V-U5, and Cas12k as C2c5.), producing MSFKGKVGNFPRGIYKILYDKHRATEDLLEKCAVAYLIKNRFEIKSDETEKDIKKLSDRIHSKKKEIEALQKQLQSRLPKGRPWVGKDILDEIASIGVIEDETEWNSIESALLKKQTLMPHPILFESSDDFIWAEPARFQIEDLQAEEENSRGTEAEELRAKNLQAEKESSNTEPRKQVCVCFKSFDEKYAFEVAGDYRHIHAVWQALKERKKYDDNTDGNTSALFLVRSATLIWREYKKNENRIVRRRKAAKKRAKREGLVASTESDSTLAPEFYDPEFPWNRYQLFLHCTIETRYLSKEGTEIDIEKQKKSTAKSIQTLEKNIAELEGKGESTKTRKDRHRRQSGTLRRLESYDNNYERTSKPLYAGQPHIVTGVALGSSGLVTTTIADAISSKILECRGIETLLGKDYELVKRRQFERQLNSRRRTQNQKRGANDQFGESNVGDTIDKRIANAVIDFAKKHQSGFIVLPDMNDYRRRKQAEIAAFAERECGGWKGIEKKFAKAQNEKNHSWSYGRLITYITNQAEKEGILVKTGRQPIQGSSQEQGKLMAIAAYTDKAKPKKFRSKKSA
- a CDS encoding IS5 family transposase is translated as MIERFYDSDLTDEEWQRIEPLLPLAKSLGKHREVSLRDILNAIFYRADNGIKWRNLPCDFPVWQTVYGYYRLWVRLGIWEQINIALVQQVRISEGRAAQPSLAIIDSQSVKLGQKGGRNTELMATSR
- a CDS encoding AAA family ATPase yields the protein MLSSRLNTTQLKFFSIKNLFGTKDINIPFEKESLILIAENGAGKTTILNILYYILSSKFRKLSSVEFDSVKLEFKSGECIEFSKDDLVNLSSEAETELISILTRSFPPSQVEKVLELIELDVPRSVLRKRITDMTRRYGTASMSYIEHLLDEISHISEAPKKTKKRNIDPKREVLKKNLKEQVLYFPTYRRIEEELKNLGYEGISFEEIEKSNEKLIQFGMDDVVARFNKIKSDIKNSIVDSFSKLSGDMLTQLVEGISITPEMKNQIRSEVLKIVLSRVGDKNISYRDRQKIESLVETAEIFSGKYDQLIYLLSKLIDVYEQQRDKDEAIKNFTEICNQYLNNKKVVYDETTVDISIVETKTGKPIEIRNLSSGEKQIISIFSKMYLDYSNDFVLLFDEPELSLSLEWQRMLLPDILKAGKCKFLIAVTHSPFIFDNELDLNAVDLDRFVVEK
- a CDS encoding helix-turn-helix transcriptional regulator, which encodes MTSKPERSPLMRLRVQRFLTQQQLADALGVTETTVRNWEAGRSQPKLTPAQYKKLLEILQITPDELPDEFGTPDGQKEP
- a CDS encoding GmrSD restriction endonuclease domain-containing protein — encoded protein: MGGILLQEVCNGSWKVCSRLVEGVQLEQVPIPTELILDGQQRCTTLFMCLFSNRPVRVQSRRNGKMSDRWYYIDIQKALDPDVEREQSILGFNNRRIRPGFAGHPAINCSSPEQEYELGLFPLAQVFSYAAWRQGYSKYWQYDPVKLELLDRFEREVIKRFEHFQVPVIRLKPGLPKTAICRVFEKVNTQSEQLNFFDLATACFASQDFSLRDDWAKREERLKQHRVLQTVKETDYIACVALVATYHQRQQAIAAGTPTQQLPAVACSREEVLDLSLADYQKYADQVVVGYEEAARFLYGQKIQTAENLPYQIQLVALAAILAVVGYPQDRVRAKLEQWFWCGSCAALYTSWHERRASRDMVEVPIWLNGDGELPNTVQMAHLQAERLLLVRRRHGAVYKAINALLRKNGAIDFAAGEALAEINLFNDPIDSHHIFPVAYCKKQGIDKDRYNSLVNLTPLSRLSNQKIGGKAPSQYLRVLEAEGISRRRMDEILRSHLIEPETLRADDFESFLSKRAYALMDLVNRAMGKTSTGGLMEIASSPTSKRASA
- a CDS encoding transposase, with product MKGRKRHIVVDVLGLVLGCYVTAANTADVKAAPAVLVWVLEMYERIAKVLADKGYRGALATLIEQAFENRQVKLEISQRPDETKGFQLEPKRWIVERTWTWLENARSLTRDYERLPENHEGMIYVVMIRLMLRRLTKNRRTWQSKAV